GGTCGGACTCGATCAGGTGCAGGTACACGTCACCGAACTGGAACAGCGTGCGCCGGTGCACGCCGACGAGGTGGGGGAGGTCCGTGTTGTCGGAGGCCTCGAACAGCTTCGCGATGTCCGGAGCCGAACCCGGAGCCATCCGGGCGACGATCAGAGCGTGGTGCATCTGGCTGCCTTTCGGGGCGTCAGGGGTTGCCGGTGGCGGACCGGAGCGACCGCGGTCCGCCGAGTACCGGACAGCCTCTAGTTGGCGGGTACGGCCGCGGAGCGGCGCTCACGGTCGCGCTGCTCGATCTTGTCGCGGATGAGCTCCATCTGGACGCGGGAGTTGCGGTTGATGTTGTCCGTCATCCACGCGTCGTCGACCGGGGCGTCCGGGCGCATCGCGAAGTCCTGCCGCCAGAGCATCCGCGTACCGCCCCGGACCTCCGTGTACTCCCACCGGATGTCCATGTGCTGGAACGGGCCGGGCTCGACCCGGCGGGCCTGGACGTTGCGCCCCGGGCGGTCGGTGGTGCGCTCCGAGACCCAGCTCCAGACCTTGCCGTTGTCGTCCGGGTGCATGGTGAGGCGGAAGGTCGTCTTCTGCCCCTCCCGCTTCAGCACCTCGACGGCCGCGTACTCGCTGAACAGCTGCGGCCAGTTCTCCAGGTCGTTCGTCGTCTCCCAGACGAGATCCAGCGGAGCGGCGATGATGATCTCGTTCTCGGTGTGTCCGGACACGTCAGGCTCCTGTCACGAGGGTGTTGTTGACGAGGTCGAGGAACTCGGCGGGCGACTTGCACTGGTCGGCGTCGGCCGGCAGCGCGTGGCCGTAGCGGTTCTCCAGCACGGCCACGATGCCCAGCAGGCCGAGCGAGTCCAGGCCGTAGTCCTCGAAGGCCGATGTGGGACGGCTCGCCATCTCGGAGGCGTCGGCGTCGAGGCCGGCGCCGCTCTTCATCAGGGCGGCCAGCTCTTCGTACGTCAGCTGAACGGGCATGGGGACCACTCCTTCTCACAGCGGGGTGTCGGTGGGGCGGCGCAGTACGAGGGCCGAGTTCGACCCCATCAGGCCGCGGCTCAGTACCAGCGCCGTGCGCAGTTCGGCGGGGCGCGCACGCCCGGTGACCACGTCCAGGTCGTGGCACACGTCGAAGACGTTGGGCGTCGGCGGGATCAGACCGTGTTCCATGGCCAGTACGGCGGCTGCCGTGTCCAGCACCGGCGCGCCGCAGTAGGCGCGACCGGTCCCGGTCTTGGGTGCCGTCACCGGCACCCGGCGTCCGTGCGCGCCGAGCGCGTCGGCGATCGCCAGCGCCTCCGCCCGGTCCGCCGAAGGCACGCCGAGCGCGTCCGCGAAGACCACGTCGATCTCCTCCGGCGCGCAGCCGGCCTCCCGCAGTGCCCCGTCGATCGCACGGGCCAGGCCCGCGCGGGACTCCTCCCAGCGGGACGCGCCGGTGAAGGTGGCCGCGTGGCCGGCCAGCTCCGCCCGTACCCGGGCGCCGCGGTCGCGGGCCGCAGCCTCCTCCTCGACCACCAGCATGCCGCCGCCCTCGGCGGGCACGAATCCACAGGCGTCCGCGGTGAACGGCCGGTAGGCGCGGGTGGGTTCGTCGCTGAGGCTGAGGTCGGCGTAACCGAGCTGGCAGACCACCGAGTACGGCGCGAGCGGCGCCTCGGCGGCGCCGACCACCACGGCGTCGGTACCCCGCCGGATGGAACGCGCCGCGTGCATCAGTGCGTCGAGACCACCGGCCTCGTCGCTCGCCACGACGGCGCACGGCCCCTTGAAGCCGCCCCGGATCGAGATCTGACCGGTGCTGGCCGCGTAGAACCAGGCGATGGACTGGTACGGGCCGACGAAACGGGAGCCCTCCCCCCACAGCCGCTGGAGTTCGCGCTGGCCGAATTCGCCGCCTCCCGAACCGGCGGCGGTGACCACGCCCACCTTGAACGGCGCGTCCTCGTAGTCGGCGCGGCCGAGCCGCGCGTCGCTCAGGGCGAGATCGGCGGCGGCCATGGCATAGTGCGTGAAGCGGTCGGTCTGGACGAGGAAGCGCTCTTCGATGAAAGCGACCGGGTCGAAGTCCCTGACCTCGCCCGCGACCTTGAGCGGGAGGTTCTCGCACCCCTCGCGGGAGATCAGGTCGAGGACGCTGACACCCTCCTGGGTCTGTTTCCAGAAGGCGCCGGCGCCGGTCCCGTTGGGGGCGACGACACCGATCCCGGTGATGACGCAGGCGCGGTGCGCGGAGCCTGCCCGGGCGCTCATGAGGTCCTCCCGCCCGAACGTGTCAGGGCGACGGCGGACTGGAATCCCCCGAATCCGCTGCCGACCGACAGCACACTGCGCAGCTTGAGAGGCCGTGCGGTGCGCGGTACGTAGTCGAGATCGCACTCGGGGTCCGCGGTCTCGTAGTTGGCCGTCGGCGGCACCGTCTGGTGCTTGAGGGCCAGCACGCACGCCGCGATCTCGATGGCCCCGATGGCGCCGAGCGAGTGGCCGACCATGGACTTGATCGAGCTCATCGGCACCTTGTAGGCGTGGGAGCCCAGAGCCCGCTTGACCGCCGCCGTCTCGTGCCGGTCGTTCTGCTTGGTGCCCGAACCGTGCGCGTTGACGTA
The DNA window shown above is from Streptomyces sp. NBC_00247 and carries:
- a CDS encoding ketosynthase chain-length factor, whose product is MSARAGSAHRACVITGIGVVAPNGTGAGAFWKQTQEGVSVLDLISREGCENLPLKVAGEVRDFDPVAFIEERFLVQTDRFTHYAMAAADLALSDARLGRADYEDAPFKVGVVTAAGSGGGEFGQRELQRLWGEGSRFVGPYQSIAWFYAASTGQISIRGGFKGPCAVVASDEAGGLDALMHAARSIRRGTDAVVVGAAEAPLAPYSVVCQLGYADLSLSDEPTRAYRPFTADACGFVPAEGGGMLVVEEEAAARDRGARVRAELAGHAATFTGASRWEESRAGLARAIDGALREAGCAPEEIDVVFADALGVPSADRAEALAIADALGAHGRRVPVTAPKTGTGRAYCGAPVLDTAAAVLAMEHGLIPPTPNVFDVCHDLDVVTGRARPAELRTALVLSRGLMGSNSALVLRRPTDTPL
- a CDS encoding TcmI family type II polyketide cyclase is translated as MHHALIVARMAPGSAPDIAKLFEASDNTDLPHLVGVHRRTLFQFGDVYLHLIESDRPPGPEIAKVTEHPEFKAISDRLTAFVSPYDPQTWRGPKDAMAQPFYTWQR
- a CDS encoding SRPBCC family protein, whose translation is MSGHTENEIIIAAPLDLVWETTNDLENWPQLFSEYAAVEVLKREGQKTTFRLTMHPDDNGKVWSWVSERTTDRPGRNVQARRVEPGPFQHMDIRWEYTEVRGGTRMLWRQDFAMRPDAPVDDAWMTDNINRNSRVQMELIRDKIEQRDRERRSAAVPAN
- a CDS encoding acyl carrier protein, translated to MPVQLTYEELAALMKSGAGLDADASEMASRPTSAFEDYGLDSLGLLGIVAVLENRYGHALPADADQCKSPAEFLDLVNNTLVTGA